From one Prosthecobacter vanneervenii genomic stretch:
- a CDS encoding aminoacyl-histidine dipeptidase gives MSSSEIRSLEPRPLWNCFADLNAVPRPSKREERVVAFVVAFAQQHGLQHQIDSAGNVIIRKPASADRMDRPAVIMQAHLDMVHKAADGAIFDFDKQGIEMWVDGDWVRARGTTLGADNGLGVAAILAVLASKDLSHPPIEALLTLDEEQGMGGALGLQPGLLTGKTMLNLDSEEDDTFTIGCAGGIDTVGTFEYTEVAHDSATPVAAIEITGLRGGHSGLQIHEGRANAIKLMTRLLHACGEKVVALSTMRGGSARNAIPAQCTAIVVILDQARFDDCFQREAEGIREEFRLIEPGLSIASTPVQVDDGGIGIMGAEHQKSLVLAMQAVVNGVYRMSPVVPGLVEASSNFSTIALGGGKAEWGSLQRSSVESSKLDVARTFRAPFELIGAHLKSGDPYPGWSPSAESPILDKMKKIYRELFGHEVKVGACHAGLECGVISIAYPGLDMISFGPNIHEAHSEKECASISSTQKFWKLLTKTLADL, from the coding sequence ATGTCCTCCTCCGAAATCCGCTCCCTTGAACCCAGGCCCCTGTGGAACTGCTTTGCCGATCTCAATGCCGTCCCCCGTCCTTCCAAGCGCGAGGAGCGTGTTGTCGCTTTTGTCGTGGCCTTTGCGCAGCAGCACGGCCTGCAGCACCAGATCGACTCCGCCGGAAACGTGATCATCCGCAAACCGGCCAGCGCAGACCGCATGGACCGCCCCGCTGTCATCATGCAGGCTCATCTGGACATGGTGCACAAGGCCGCTGACGGCGCGATCTTCGACTTCGACAAACAAGGCATCGAGATGTGGGTCGATGGTGACTGGGTCCGCGCGCGTGGCACCACCCTCGGTGCGGACAATGGCCTCGGCGTGGCCGCTATCCTGGCGGTGCTTGCATCCAAGGACCTCTCCCATCCGCCCATCGAGGCGCTCCTCACTCTGGACGAGGAGCAGGGCATGGGCGGCGCGCTGGGCCTTCAGCCGGGACTGCTGACCGGCAAAACCATGCTGAATCTCGACTCCGAAGAAGACGACACCTTCACCATCGGCTGCGCAGGCGGCATCGACACCGTGGGCACTTTTGAATACACAGAGGTGGCGCATGACTCTGCCACGCCCGTGGCCGCCATCGAGATCACCGGTCTGCGCGGAGGTCACTCCGGCCTGCAGATTCATGAAGGACGCGCGAACGCGATCAAGCTCATGACGCGCCTCCTGCATGCCTGCGGGGAGAAGGTCGTGGCACTTTCAACGATGCGTGGCGGCAGCGCTCGAAACGCCATCCCGGCGCAATGCACGGCGATTGTGGTTATCTTGGATCAGGCTCGGTTCGATGATTGCTTCCAGCGCGAGGCCGAGGGCATTCGCGAAGAATTCCGTTTGATCGAGCCTGGGCTGAGCATCGCTTCAACACCCGTTCAAGTGGATGACGGCGGGATTGGAATTATGGGTGCTGAGCACCAGAAATCTCTCGTGCTCGCCATGCAGGCGGTGGTGAATGGCGTCTATCGCATGAGCCCTGTGGTGCCAGGCTTGGTGGAGGCCTCCTCAAACTTTTCCACCATCGCTCTTGGCGGCGGCAAAGCCGAATGGGGGAGCTTGCAGCGCAGCTCGGTGGAGTCGAGCAAGCTCGATGTCGCCCGCACCTTCCGTGCGCCGTTTGAACTTATCGGCGCTCACCTCAAATCGGGCGATCCTTATCCCGGATGGAGCCCCAGCGCAGAATCGCCGATCCTGGACAAGATGAAAAAAATCTACCGCGAGCTCTTCGGCCATGAGGTCAAGGTGGGCGCCTGCCATGCCGGGCTCGAGTGCGGCGTCATCAGCATTGCTTATCCAGGCCTCGACATGATCTCCTTCGGCCCAAACATCCACGAGGCGCACTCTGAAAAAGAATGCGCCAGCATCTCCTCCACACAGAAGTTCTGGAAACTTCTTACCAAAACGCTTGCAGACCTGTAA
- a CDS encoding LacI family DNA-binding transcriptional regulator, giving the protein MPATSAPTLKDIAHATGYSLMTVSRVLRGAPKVSAEKRELVLKEAKRLNYRPDPHLARMMQVVRGKKQQRVRAVIAVIREHVPQDGLLSPSYQYVPIDDIRSRAHGHGYAVEEFWLGKEGLTPKRVQKILHARGIEGVIVSPQSMQLPCSKIDYSPFAAVTFGNAMSSPSLHMCAGNMTLGIHMAADQLTARGYRRIGVAVTQWIVNRSQFGYSGGLFHWQQSLPPADRVPLLLFPSNDISKGFDAFSKWMHEHQPDALITFDTHVPAWLRRLGLRIPQDIGFVVHDWTPKMPDYAGIYQQREHLAAAAVDLIVTQLSQHEHGVPAVPRQIMIPPRWVEGPSVRSLG; this is encoded by the coding sequence ATGCCCGCCACCTCAGCGCCCACACTCAAGGACATCGCCCACGCCACCGGGTATTCCTTGATGACGGTGTCTCGTGTGCTGCGCGGCGCTCCCAAGGTTTCCGCGGAAAAGCGTGAACTCGTCCTGAAGGAGGCGAAACGCCTGAACTACCGTCCCGACCCGCACCTCGCGCGCATGATGCAGGTGGTGCGCGGCAAAAAGCAGCAGCGCGTACGTGCCGTCATCGCGGTGATCCGCGAGCACGTGCCCCAGGACGGTCTTCTCAGCCCTTCTTATCAATACGTGCCTATTGATGACATCCGCAGCCGCGCCCACGGTCATGGCTATGCGGTGGAGGAGTTCTGGCTTGGAAAAGAAGGCCTTACTCCAAAACGAGTGCAAAAGATCCTCCACGCACGCGGCATCGAAGGCGTGATCGTCTCGCCGCAGAGCATGCAGCTCCCTTGCAGCAAGATCGACTACTCACCCTTTGCCGCCGTGACTTTTGGCAATGCCATGAGCAGCCCGTCTCTGCACATGTGTGCTGGAAACATGACACTGGGCATTCACATGGCCGCAGACCAGCTCACCGCACGCGGCTACCGGCGCATCGGCGTGGCGGTCACTCAGTGGATTGTGAACCGCTCCCAGTTTGGCTACAGCGGCGGACTTTTCCACTGGCAGCAGAGCCTGCCTCCTGCAGACCGCGTGCCTCTGCTGCTCTTTCCCAGCAACGACATCAGCAAGGGATTCGACGCTTTCTCCAAATGGATGCATGAGCACCAGCCGGATGCACTCATCACCTTCGACACCCACGTGCCAGCCTGGCTACGCCGCCTGGGCCTGCGCATCCCTCAGGACATCGGCTTCGTGGTGCACGACTGGACCCCGAAGATGCCCGACTATGCCGGCATCTATCAGCAGCGAGAGCATCTAGCCGCTGCGGCGGTGGATCTCATCGTCACCCAGCTCTCGCAGCATGAGCACGGTGTGCCGGCAGTGCCGCGCCAGATCATGATCCCCCCACGCTGGGTCGAGGGCCCCAG